AGGATTTTGTCTTGATTTGGTATGAATCCAAACTTATTCAAAACTTTTTTCAATAATTCTTTAGATTTTTCTGGTGCTGTTTCCGTTGTATGTTTGATAAATTTCATTCGTGTTTTTGAGTTTGTTCTTTACTTGTGTATAATCTTTAAAAATATGATTCCGCACCAATGAATTATATTCAATGTTAATGAAATTCATCTAAAAAAATAAGAATCAAACTAAATTTTAGTGGTTATTTAATAGCAATCATACTTATTTCTACATTAACAAACTTAGGTAAGTTAGCAACTTCAACAGTTTCTCTTGCTGGTGCAGTTTCTTCATTAAAATAATTAGCGTAAACACTGTTTATTTTAGTAAAGTTATTCATATCTGAAATAAAAATAGATGATTTTACAACATTTTCAAAAGTCATTTCAGCAGCAGCTAAAACCTCTTTCATGTTCTCCATTACTTGTTTTGTTTCTATTTCAATAGAATCCATCACTAATTCTCCTGTTTCTGGGTTTAAAGCAATCTGACCAGAAGTATATAAAGTATTTCCGCTTAATACAGCTTGATTGTATGGACCAATAGGAGTAGGGGCTTTACTAGTAGTTATAATTTTTTTCATTATGTAAATATTAAAGTTGTGTTTGTTTTTTTGATATTAAAATAGAACTCTATCTGGTGGTTTATTTTTATCCCATTTTAAATCGCTTAAAACAGAT
This genomic stretch from Tenacibaculum sp. Bg11-29 harbors:
- a CDS encoding Rid family detoxifying hydrolase; translation: MKKIITTSKAPTPIGPYNQAVLSGNTLYTSGQIALNPETGELVMDSIEIETKQVMENMKEVLAAAEMTFENVVKSSIFISDMNNFTKINSVYANYFNEETAPARETVEVANLPKFVNVEISMIAIK